Proteins from a genomic interval of Piscinibacter sp. HJYY11:
- a CDS encoding pilus assembly protein PilP, producing MSTIFVRLVRTVLVMLPASAVLVGCTASQDELQQWIEQQRREVKPNVPPLSAPKKFIPQPYLAGNAVEPFSAQKLTVAIKQEARQSNSLLAAEINRRKEPLEAYPVDSMSMVGSVTKQGRPYALLKVDNLLYQVKAGDYLGQNYGKITKITETDISFREIVQDAAGEWIERTSSLQLQEKAR from the coding sequence ATGAGCACCATATTCGTTCGCTTGGTTCGCACGGTGCTGGTGATGCTGCCCGCATCAGCCGTCCTGGTGGGGTGCACGGCGTCGCAGGACGAGCTCCAGCAGTGGATCGAGCAGCAGCGCCGTGAAGTGAAGCCCAACGTGCCTCCCTTGTCCGCGCCCAAGAAGTTCATTCCGCAGCCTTACCTCGCCGGCAACGCCGTTGAGCCGTTCAGCGCCCAGAAGTTGACAGTCGCCATCAAACAGGAAGCGCGTCAATCCAACTCCCTGCTTGCTGCTGAAATCAATCGGCGCAAGGAGCCTCTGGAAGCGTATCCCGTCGACAGCATGAGCATGGTAGGAAGCGTCACCAAGCAAGGCCGACCGTATGCCCTGCTGAAAGTCGACAACCTGCTTTACCAGGTCAAGGCGGGCGACTACCTCGGGCAGAACTACGGAAAGATCACCAAGATCACCGAAACCGACATCTCGTTCCGCGAGATCGTTCAAGACGCAGCAGGCGAATGGATCGAGCGCACCAGCTCCCTTCAACTTCAGGAGAAGGCGCGATGA
- the pilQ gene encoding type IV pilus secretin PilQ translates to MKNMQEIQIMGKLRAGLYALALFFGASAATHAQNAIQSINSAQQAGSEIVRIELSEPLTAVPSGFTVQTPPRIALDLPNVGNALGRSNIEINQGNLRSVNVAQAGDRTRLVLNLKQAANYRAQLQGKVLLVVMESTAAPAASGSPTSSEPVHFAESQNQSQLALKGVDFRRGQDGSGRVVVDLPNNQVGVDIRQQGQSLVVEFLRSSLPESLRKRLDVTDFGTPVQSISAFQSGDRVRMVVEPRGAWEHSAYQTDNQFVLEVRQQKIDPNKLVQGPGYAGEKLSLNFQNIEVRALLQVIADFTNFNVVTSDTVTGSVTLRLKDVPWDQALDIILQAKGLGLRKSGNVILIAPKDELAAKEKVELEAKAQIASLEPLRTQSFQLNYTKAEDVAKGLAGQSGGGGGSTSRILSTRGSVIAESRTNQLFITDIPSKLEEIQAMIAKIDIPVRQVLIEARIVEAGDTFGRSLGVKLGSTDLRGLRGGVPGYGTPELSVGVGGNMNAIGLQTGQVSGTTIPFNDTQFINLPANGQNNYSAATFAVSLFSAAANRFLNLEISALEADGKGKVVSSPRVITADQVKALIEQGEELPYQAATSSGATSLQFRKANLKLEVTPQITPEGNVILDVDVNKDSVGRNTAAGFAIDTKHVRTQILVENGGTVVIGGIFTQSERDDVTKVPLLGDIPLLGNLFKTKTRTTSKTELLVFLTPKVITDRTAAR, encoded by the coding sequence ATGAAGAACATGCAGGAGATACAGATCATGGGGAAATTGCGGGCTGGACTCTATGCGCTCGCGTTGTTCTTCGGCGCTTCGGCGGCTACTCACGCGCAGAACGCGATCCAGTCGATCAACAGCGCTCAACAAGCCGGCTCCGAGATCGTGCGGATCGAGTTGTCGGAACCCTTGACCGCCGTGCCGTCGGGCTTCACGGTGCAAACGCCGCCTCGGATCGCGCTTGATCTGCCCAACGTGGGCAATGCGCTCGGGCGTTCCAACATTGAGATCAACCAAGGCAATCTGCGCTCTGTGAACGTGGCGCAGGCCGGCGATCGGACGCGGCTGGTGCTCAACCTGAAGCAGGCGGCCAACTATCGCGCGCAGTTGCAAGGCAAGGTGCTGCTGGTCGTCATGGAAAGCACGGCCGCGCCCGCCGCATCCGGCTCTCCGACGAGCAGCGAACCGGTGCACTTCGCGGAAAGCCAGAACCAGTCCCAGTTGGCGCTGAAAGGCGTTGACTTCCGCCGCGGCCAGGACGGTTCTGGCCGAGTGGTGGTGGATCTGCCGAACAATCAGGTTGGCGTCGACATCCGCCAGCAAGGTCAGAGCCTTGTCGTGGAATTTCTGCGATCCAGCCTGCCCGAGAGCCTACGCAAGCGTCTGGACGTCACAGATTTCGGGACGCCGGTTCAATCCATCTCTGCCTTCCAGTCGGGGGATCGTGTCCGCATGGTGGTGGAGCCCCGCGGAGCCTGGGAGCACAGCGCCTATCAGACCGACAACCAGTTCGTTCTTGAAGTCCGGCAGCAGAAGATCGACCCGAACAAGCTCGTGCAAGGCCCTGGCTACGCCGGCGAGAAGCTGTCGCTCAACTTCCAGAACATCGAGGTGCGGGCGTTGCTCCAGGTCATTGCCGACTTCACCAATTTCAACGTCGTGACCAGCGATACGGTGACGGGCAGCGTGACCTTGCGTTTGAAGGATGTCCCTTGGGATCAGGCTCTCGACATCATCCTGCAGGCCAAGGGTTTGGGCTTGCGGAAATCAGGCAATGTGATCCTCATTGCGCCGAAGGATGAACTGGCTGCCAAGGAAAAGGTGGAGCTCGAAGCCAAGGCGCAAATCGCGAGCCTGGAACCGTTGCGTACCCAGTCGTTCCAGCTGAACTACACGAAGGCTGAAGACGTCGCCAAGGGTCTGGCAGGTCAAAGCGGCGGGGGTGGGGGTTCCACGTCGCGCATTTTGTCGACGCGAGGCAGCGTCATCGCGGAGTCACGGACCAATCAGCTCTTCATCACCGACATCCCATCGAAGCTTGAAGAGATTCAAGCCATGATCGCGAAGATCGATATTCCTGTTCGTCAGGTGCTCATCGAAGCGCGCATCGTGGAAGCCGGCGATACATTCGGTCGCTCGTTGGGTGTGAAGCTCGGTTCAACCGATTTGCGTGGTCTGCGCGGTGGTGTCCCTGGTTATGGCACGCCCGAGTTGAGCGTTGGTGTGGGTGGCAACATGAACGCCATTGGCCTGCAAACCGGTCAGGTTTCAGGAACAACGATTCCTTTCAACGATACGCAGTTCATCAACCTTCCGGCGAACGGCCAGAACAACTACAGCGCGGCAACGTTTGCGGTGTCGCTTTTCAGTGCGGCTGCCAACAGGTTCCTCAACCTCGAGATTTCAGCTCTGGAGGCGGACGGTAAAGGTAAGGTTGTTTCGAGCCCTCGAGTCATCACCGCTGACCAAGTTAAGGCGCTGATCGAGCAGGGTGAGGAACTTCCGTACCAGGCAGCTACCTCCAGTGGCGCCACGTCATTGCAATTCCGGAAGGCCAATCTGAAGCTGGAAGTGACGCCGCAAATCACGCCCGAAGGTAACGTGATCCTTGATGTGGACGTCAACAAGGACAGCGTGGGTCGCAATACCGCTGCAGGCTTTGCTATCGACACCAAACACGTGCGTACTCAGATCCTGGTTGAAAACGGGGGCACCGTCGTGATCGGCGGTATCTTCACGCAGAGCGAGCGCGATGACGTGACCAAAGTTCCGCTGCTGGGTGACATCCCTCTGTTGGGTAACTTGTTCAAGACAAAGACGCGCACGACTTCCAAGACTGAACTGCTGGTATTCCTGACTCCCAAGGTGATCACAGATCGGACAGCTGCGCGCTGA